A genomic region of Haliotis asinina isolate JCU_RB_2024 chromosome 1, JCU_Hal_asi_v2, whole genome shotgun sequence contains the following coding sequences:
- the LOC137271812 gene encoding uncharacterized protein produces MDWRNTSVTVVNTSLQQRMTASGFITGATGSIQFILTDLKRTDVSSTYYCSTFFLAETSGTAEATANITIRAYPEHIEMFPSPDRLRYDDGQRISFRCTGRIGSQFDENNLQNPWTWEWRSIGNEFSSWTRYPNDQNITYDPPTSSAECQYTGASTLVHVISNLDNGRQFRCSVLSADYSANKTVYIVGPAGPVTGTPGPNTADAASQVKSHPDLLLSGQQPPRSTTPVNPSSDAFITSIESGLQQLAPNGNVDYLRHQIIDTIKQAPKPRPNLTHQERQAITELKKDDSITITEADKGKAAVIMDTPEFLQLVDNSLSDTTTYLNIKKDPTARLERQHKKTLKDLHEKREINDIIFNHKLANRIEDLDTQLTIDSITNLTRSCFDTSYFTFNGEQNTSNAEMSVLSSPQAPATAVAPVRNQTPGVGDVHEVPVDRNDYDVLQREAADIPNTYEMIRTYQNV; encoded by the exons ATGGACTGGCGAAATACATCAGTAACTGTAGTGAACACAAGTCTACAACAGCGGATGACAGCCTCGGGTTTTATCACTGGAGCAACAGGCAGTATACAGTTCATCCTGACAGATTTGAAACGTACAGATGTTTCGTCCACATACTACTGCAGCACGTTTTTCTTGGCGGAGACATCTGGAACTGCTGAGGCAACAGCCAACATCACAATCAGAG CTTATCCAGAGCATATAGAGATGTTCCCAAGTCCTGACAGACTCAGGTATGATGATGGTCAGCGCATCTCATTCAGGTGTACAGGAAGGATTGGGAGTCAGTTTGATGAGAACAACCTCCAGAACCCCTGGACATGGGAGTGGCGATCGATAGGCAATGAGTTCAGCTCCTGGACACGGTATCCCAATGACCAAAACATCACCTACGACCCCCCTACTTCATCGGCAGAATGTCAGTATACAGGGGCGTCCACACTGGTGCATGTAATCTCGAATCTAGACAATGGAAGACAGTTCAGATGTTCTGTCCTAAGTGCAGATTACAGTGCAAACAAGACTGTTTACATTGTTG GTCCAGCAGGACCAGTTACAGGTACACCTGGACCGAATACAG CTGACGCAGCATCACAAGTTAAGTCTCATCCCGACCTGCTTCTAAGTG gtcaACAACCACCACGATCAACAACTCCTGTAAATCCCTCAAGTG ATGCCTTCATCACCAGCATTGAAAGTGGACTTCAACAACTGGCTCCCAATGGCAACGTAGACTACCTCCGACACCAGATTATAGACACCATCAAGCAAGCTCCCAAGCCCCGCCCCAACCTCACGCACCAAGAGAGACAGGCCATCACCGAACTCAAGAAGGatgacagcatcaccatcaccgaagCTGACAAGGGCAAAGCAGCAGTCATCATGGACACCCCGGAATTCCTCCAGCTCGTCGACAACAGCCTCTCAGACACCACCACCTACCTCAACATCAAGAAAGATCCGACGGCCAGActggaaagacaacacaagaaaaccctgaaggacctccatgagaagagagaaatcaacgacatcatcttcaacca caagttagccaaccggatagaagacttggacacccagctcaccatagacagcatcaccAACCTCacccgcagctgctttgacacctcctacttcacattcaatg GAGAACAGAACACGAGTAACGCAGAGATGTCAGTATTGTCAAG TCCACAAGCTCCCGCAACAGCGGTCGCACCAGTTCGAAACCAGACACCAG GTGTGGGCGATGTGCACGAAGTACCAGTTGACAGGAACGACTACGATGTCCTACAGAGAGAGGCTGCCGACATCCCCAACACTTATGAGATGATACGAACATACCAAAATGTATGA
- the LOC137271802 gene encoding ankyrin repeat domain-containing protein 50-like: MVELLVGRGANVTIIDGFGIDILHSACLVGDVEVVKYVLSQRTVDINDKVRCGRTAVMLAAEYGHKDVVELLVDKGADVSLVDRTGGNILHCASLGGDAEVVNYILSKDIVDINSIGYRKKTPVMIAGQNGHTEVVHLLVKHGANLYLRDKRGNNVLHLACSEGHLDVVKYIMSLDTMNINRRGYERRTPVMLAGEGGHTEVVEFLVKHGVNLSFRDNSRNNILHLACWEGHLNVVKYITSLDTVNFNSGGLVGKTPVILAGKRGHKDVVEFLVKHGASLSIRDNNHNTILHPACWEGHLDVVKYIMSLHTMDIDSGGYRKRTPVMLAGIGGHKELVEFLVKQGASLSLRNIDHENILHYTCHGGSVDLLMGIGDVSSSSLEDIIVAPVHWNFVPITYTFAGVCRGNINYVVVPVTVGDGSSFQHGSQAHKDLREGLCLIGILDNLMAGTVEIRNTLDPS, from the exons ATGGTGGAGTTACTTGTAGGCAGAGGCGCTAACGTAACAATTATCGATGGCTTCGGTATCGACATCCTTCACTCAGCCTGCCTCGTGGGAGATGTAGAGGTGGTGAAATATGTCCTATCACAACGCACGGTGGACATTAATGACAAAGTCCGTTGTGGAAGAACAGCCGTGATGCTGGCAGCGGAGTACGGGCATAAAGACGTGGTGGAGCTCCTTGTAGACAAAGGAGCTGACGTATCACTTGTGGATAGAACAGGTGGCAACATCCTTCACTGTGCCAGTCTTGGAGGAGATGCAGAGGTGGTGAACTACATCCTTTCAAAGGATATAGTAGACATCAACAGTATAGGATATCGCAAGAAGACGCCAGTGATGATAGCAGGTCAGAATGGACATACAGAAGTGGTTCATTTACTCGTAAAACATGGAGCTAATCTGTACCTCAGAGATAAACGCGGCAACAACGTCCTTCACCTAGCCTGTAGCGAAGGACATCTTGATGTGGTGAAGTACATCATGTCACTGGACACAATGAACATCAACAGGAGAGGATATGAAAGAAGGACACCAGTTATGTTAGCAGGTGAGGGGGGACATACAGAAGTGGTTGAATTTCTTGTGAAACATGGAGTTAATCTGTCATTCAGAGATAACAGCCGCAACAATATCCTTCACCTGGCCTGTTGGGAAGGACATCTTAATGTGGTCAAGTACATCACTTCACTGGATACAGTGAACTTCAACAGTGGGGGACTTGTAGGAAAGACACCAGTTATATTAGCAGGAAAGAGGGGGCATAAAGATGTGGTTGAGTTTCTTGTAAAACATGGAGCTAGTCTGTCAATCAGAGATAACAACCACAATACTATCCTTCACCCGGCCTGTTGGGAAGGACATCTTGATGTAGTGAAGTACATCATGTCATTGCACACGATGGACATCGATAGTGGAGGATATAGAAAAAGGACCCCAGTTATGTTAGCAGGAATTGGGGGACATAAAGAATTGGTTGAGTTTCTTGTAAAACAGGGAGCTAGTCTGTCTCTCAGAAACATCGACCATGAAAACATCCTTCACTACACCTGTCATGGAGGATCTGTGGAT CTTCTCATGGGTATTGGGGACGTCAGCAGTTCCTCTTTAGAGGACATTATAGTCGCTCCTGTTCACTGGAACTTCGTACCCATCACCTACACTTTTGCAGGAGTGTGCAGAGGAAACATTAACTATGTTGTTGTGCCGGTAACAGTCGGCGATGGTTCGTCATTTCAGCATGGCTCACAAGCTCACAAGGATCTCAGAGAAGGATTATGTCTGATAGGAATCCTTGATAACTTGATGGCAGGTACGGTAGAGATACGAAATACTCTTGATCCCAGTTGA